The Rhopalosiphum maidis isolate BTI-1 chromosome 2, ASM367621v3, whole genome shotgun sequence genome segment tcttaatatttactatttgacatatatttttggatttaattaaacaaagcAGTTttgaatatacaaattataaatatagtattcatGATTAAAAgagttttttaattcaaattcttCTTTTGAAAGTTTAGCTACTGGAATATCCTCAGTTTCTTGATTAGTCCAgaaatgttcaaaatttaacacaactgtgaacctaaaaattaataaatttgtttattcaataaaaaaacgattattaGAAATCTCAAACGTAACAAAAGTATTCTttcataaagtttttaattagtaactttttatttgtaaacttcatttatcattttttatcaatatatgttttttaataaaattatatttatagagcGATATACATCTATAGCAGGATTTGACCTAcgtatttgtgtttataacTGGTAttgattaggtatatattatattttatgactaacagtgtaactaaaaatagattaatcattatacattatcattataggtactttacaTAACTAGTTACCGTATTGCTTACACCAATGTTTTTCAAACTGGGATCTAAAACCTAATCCTGGCAggccataaaataattaatgattttgattaAGGGGCTTTAACAGTTTCACATTATGTTTAGGGGGCGGCCCCGAGGGGCCCTATGACAAAAACGTTTGAGAAGCATTGGCTTACACTTccatggtaatattatattacttatttttacttttgatgtACCGAAAATCAATTAAAGTTTGTATTTCGTAAAGCAGCATAGCgtcattatttagaatttgagaattttttttgcCCATGGTCACAACCGACGTTAaagataataacaacaaataaagACAAGTTGAGTATtactactataaaaaatataaaactaagtcGAAATTCTATCACCacttattgaagaaaaaatttagaaaaaaatttagttttaatctgTGGCTACCATTTGAatcatcttaaaataaaaagtttaaaaaatatacaagtatatcaacaattaaaaattcttgtaaaaatatttaaaaaacacttttaaatttcatactctAAATAGTCGtaacatgataaaaaaatcccTTTGTACTACTTTAGATTTAAAGTCaagctaaaaaataaacaaaagttttaatttcaaagccctttataagttataatttgaaaCGGTATAGATATagatcaattatatttataaaaaaaacacaatggCAATGTAAGCACATCACTTTATTCTAGATCGTAATGATtttgttacattataatttgtgttagATGGCATTACTAAATACAAAAAGCGAGCCTTGAACTAGTTATCTTTGAAACAGTGTATtagattatttagtttaattacattatttagatataaatgattatctaaaaaaaaaatatagattaatttaatcatctaatatttaattaaaatgaggTGAAGCAATGTTTTAAGAAGTGGCCTATAAGATTGTGCTTATAACTTATACGAGTTGGATGGATTGGtaattggaatttaaaataaaaaaatgttctttctGTAGAGTGGAAAGgaacattgaaatattgtagTGGGGGGATCTAAAGCTTATTTTAAGGGTAATCGTAAATACTTACAGGCTCTAACTAAAAAGCAAATTGGggcttaaatattgttttatattatacagattatTTACTATAGAGGGTACTATTAAGAAGAGAggatataaatacgtatagtaaaattacgACGAGAAGGTAGTGGGAAAATATCAAAGATTAAACAACAGATGTGGATGAAGTCGTGGGTTAGATGTGTtcggtttttaataaaaagactacaaaagaaaaaaagtggttttaatttatgatctaTACAATTGTAAAGACAGTATATGTAGTAGCTGTAATAGGTACACGATTAGTTAGTTCCATACCAAGTTAATTACTGTACGTTAAAATAGTCTACGATAATTAGtacaattcatttaaattcttaaaaagtaCTTTTGTAGTATAACCTTAGGTTCGATTAAGGAATGaatcgataaaaattatttactcacTTAAATCGAAAAGATCCTTTAAGTGATAATGGAGCTATCCATGTAAAAGTatcctttaatttatatttgttatttgacTGGACCACTGcgttctgaaaaaataaaatgcttacCATtagctatatagtatatacttgtATCTGTATGTAAGtctaattaaagttattatgcacacattgattttaattaggtTACAGCTAGCTATTAACCTTAGCTCATCAACCTATATTAGtgtagtatatttaatgtgttaaaaaagtataataatttattactttttttgaaCTGTTCTGTGAACGGtttgattacaatataaataattaaataacaaaatatatttcgaaCTAAATTGtacttgattatataatataatattatattggttcgATCCATCACTACTAATCTGATAAAACATTATGAGTTTAATGACGTATTTGATGTCAGAAAGAAATTGATCAATAATtgcttaaagtttaatttgaatgtaaCTAAACTCAACTATTTTCTTAGTTAAGATGCaccattgaaatataaatgaaaacaaacaaTGTATACTTCTGGTACTTCTGCAAAAAAAACTACTatgatatgtgtgtgtgtgcgcgagATAGAGTGCAATTAATTATTGCCAATTCACATGTTATAATCTACatgaaagaattaaaaatacggttaaaaaatatttagtttgctGATAGGCTGTGCGCAGTACATCCAAAAATATAGTGCCCTTTATACGACTGTACCTCGAACACCTATAATACAGAAATCCACGCGGTATCGCCCGGCAGCTATTTCGATGCATATAGTGAGATATGCGAATAACCGTTTGAATAAccgattgaaaaaaataaccgaCTCACGTAAGGCTCTTCGCCGTTGGAACAGGTGATCATGTGATGTTTCGTCGCGTTCCGGCATTCCGGCAAAAACGTGCCGATCGCTCGTCCGTTGACGTCGCGGGCTTGCACCATGAACCCCTTGAATGGCATGGTCGTGCCGACGGACGTGAGTGTCAAGTTCACCAGATTACCGGGCACTACCGGCGTGGACGGGTCTACCATCAGCCGGTACGGGCACGGCACACCCTGCACGTTTTCCGGCCGGTAACCCGGGTGTCTGGGCGTCATGTCAGAGCACGCGATCTTCAGCATGTCGTCCGTGACGGCCCGGGTTCCGGGAGCCTGGAGTAGGAACACCAACAGCAATGCCGTGGCCGTCTGCACGGACGTCCTCGTCGCACCCGCGCGGCGGAGACGGATTTCTACCACCATTCTTATATTACCGAGTGGTATTAAACGGTACCTATAtgcaatgttattattattatatgtatcacCGCGGTTACCGTGGTATCAGTAGTGGTAAaccgacaataattattttaataatatcggtTTTGCGTTGTTCTTATAATGTGATGCGATGATTGTACGATGATCACGAGTACTGCAGCAATATCTTATTAATTGCAGATGCAGTCGTCCCAAAACTCACTGCCAATTAACAATTGCCTGCGCGTACAAAAATTCTGCACGATGATATGAGATCACACGATAGAGGTACctcaattattaatcaatctcccattcaaaagtaaattttgtttgcgttttttttttttatgatagttataagttaaaaaaattgttgtttgttCACTAATTGTATTCTTAATGTTAACCTTAacctatgttatatgtatcttCTGTAATTTTTTCTCTGGCGAgcgatattatcaataaatacaaataaaaattaattaattaatactattaagtgGTATAGTTACAAAGTCCAACTTTTGTTTTAAGaagaatattatgatgattttaatttaaatctaaattttaattttaaatctaaatgtaacttaatataaaatataataaattaccat includes the following:
- the LOC113550900 gene encoding defense protein l(2)34Fc-like, giving the protein MVVEIRLRRAGATRTSVQTATALLLVFLLQAPGTRAVTDDMLKIACSDMTPRHPGYRPENVQGVPCPYRLMVDPSTPVVPGNLVNLTLTSVGTTMPFKGFMVQARDVNGRAIGTFLPECRNATKHHMITCSNGEEPYNAVVQSNNKYKLKDTFTWIAPLSLKGSFRFKFTVVLNFEHFWTNQETEDIPVAKLSKEEFELKNSFNHEYYIYNLYIQNCFV